The genomic stretch TATTTCCCTAATGTTTTTCTTGATTGCTCAtcttatcttttttaattaaccttTAGTATTCTCCCCGATCCATTTTAATCTAaagatttattgtgaaaaaaaaaagtttttagctttgaaaaatgtttgatttaaagcaaatataaaagttATGACCTTGAAATATTGTATTTCAGTGGAGCTTCACCtggtttttgaaacttttacatagtttttgaccttgttttaactttgttttggttgtattcatttttatttttgtatctaggAATAGGaccatgaaggaaaaaaaatggaggcaTGGAAAATTCTGACTTGAACctcaaaattctgactttttttctcagaattctgagtttaaagtcagaattttccatgcacctttttttcctccatggaTCTAATCCTCTTGTAGTAATAAAACCTAAAACTGATTGATAtcaatatttgtgatttttgtaataaaaaaatgaaatgtattaatcaaaattgaaagttatttttgacatttttggttcattgtttaaaataattaataatatctgtaaaaaataaaaacaaatgaagctGGAGTTTTACTAATGTATGGATTTTATGAATTGCcacaaaatgtttgaatataAATCATTAAAGCAATTGTTAAGAAGTGAAAAGCacttaaagtttgatttgatttgatttaaaaggcCCTAAACTAGTTAAGATATAATCAAGCACAAAAGCAACTTAGTAAACTTTTTTAGACTAAtaaatagatataaaaaaatgattaaaacatttttattgcagcaGAAATTGTGGTACAACTCAAAAGTTTTTGCTacattcagcattttttttttactcggAGGAAACTATTCAAAAAGCTAgaaaccaaaccaaaatgaCTACTATTACTAAGgaatttttggattaaaaataatGCAGGATCACATGGAGCAGAGCTTCATGATAAACACCAAGGAGGCATTCAACTGGACAAATGAAAGCGCAACAACTCCTCCTTTCTTCCTGTTGCCCACCCTTCCTCTcaccctccctgtttgtccttCAGTTTGCTTTCATGAACTTCATTGTGTTTTAATGACACAATTCCAACCACAACATATTATTTCAgtcgctatttttttttctgtcgcCCCACAGTAAAGCTTCAAAAATGTGAGTGAAGTGGAAAATAATCAAGCATCCAAGaaaagtttacataaaaaagaggGTAGGGAGGAAAAACTCTACTTCATATACACAGTAATAAAAGGAAGGAATTcgcagaaatgcaacttttatgAATTGTTTCAGAGTTTAATGGCTATAATaaatatacatacataaaaacaacataataccTGATCAAGTTTTGGCATATTTGACATACTGGAACACATctgtaaaaaagagaaaataaaatttaaaaagtcagcTTTGTTCCTGGAAAAAGGGATTGACTTCTAAACAGCCTgttctctgaaaaaaagaagtttatgtTCTTGCAACTGCGAGTATTTCCATACTGCCTACACATTAAACAAATCTAATTTCTAAGAATTAAAACagcatgttttcagttttcccGATATAAATGGGTTTACCTGTGTTGGTCCCATGAAGAAGGGATGAACCTCACACACTCTCTCTTGCAGAGGGTTTCCTCAATCCAAGACTTCCGTGactgatggaggaaaaaaaggtattttggATTAAATATCAGCTGCATCCTTTGCTAAGTGGAAAATGTTATCCtcacaaaatagaaataaatgaaaatgctattgttaaaaaaagaaaagaaagagtgACCTTTGCTGTGAAACTCATAGTGGTGCCAATAGTACAGCCTAGATCCAGAGGGAGTCAAATGTCACCCCTTCCCAACACACAAACCTACAGCAGCCTCACGCACAACAAAATGCAGATGGGACGTGAGCTGTAACAGCCAACCCCTTATTTagctttggatttatttttttttcctcatgccTTCCCTGTTTTTGTTAAGTCTTTGCTCAATTTCTCAGCCAAGTTTAACAATAGCCTCACAGAGGAAAGCACTGTTGGTAGGAAGCACACAAACATCCCCTTCCTGAGATTAGCTCATATAATTGGAAAGTTGGTGTACTCCCACTTACAGTCAGCCTGTGTAAATACTAAACAAGGTTCTGCTCATTTTGTTCACGAGGTTCTAAATAGGAACTGAattcctgatttaaaaaaatgcatttatatatatatatatatatatatatatatatatatatatatatatatactgctgCAGTAATTGTggctcatttttaaaatcatttgttcAAAATCAAATCGCTCTGTAAATCCAGaatattgaaagaaaatctTAAACTGTGTTATCACTTCAGTTTAATGCTGAAAAAAGTGACATCAGATTTTCTTAAAGTCAATCAAcattaaattctaaaaaaaaacaacaatttcaagttttgtacattgaaaaaaatcttaaataataaaacataattatatcAAAATTGAAAAACCACCCCCAtaaattttattagaaatatcaaaagtctttaaaaatgtcaaaatatttattcaaacacattttgtatttattgagattattagaagaaaataacataccaaataaaatatatttgtttattggtCAAGAGTACAGTTTTTCCAAGTAGTTGaatcaaatttagattttaagatttaactttatttttgtcagcaCTTGTATAGTAACACAAATATCAGGAAATAACTcccatttatgtatttatttgcagACTAACTTCACGTCAACACATGTGCAGCAAGTGAGCTTTTTAGTCACtaactttattttacatttacatttctttaaaatactatgaaatattttttttaaatgaccagaTATGTAGATTACGTAGCTAAGTCTAAAGTTTATCAAAGAGAGAAAATTATTGCTAACTAATTCAAAAATCACAGCTAATCATTGCTAACATGAAAGCTAGCAATTAGCTAAGTTAATTAGTAAATAATACATCTTAATTCTGTCGTAAATAGCAAAAACTGTGAAAGGTATTCAggaacaaaaatgataaattatatatagtaccactttttttcttaacttacCATGTTTGCATTGTTCAGCTGCAGATCGTAGGACTGTTGAGGTCTACCATCGACCCTCATTCAAGCCCCATCATTCCTCCTGCAGGCCGCTCCTTTATCAGACCAGGTCCAAAGGGCGCCGGGCCTTTCCAAGAAGCCTGGAGGACTTCATGACCTCCTTCTGGAAACCTGTTTACACCTCTATAGCGGTCAACGACATTCTGTCCTCATTACCTTGTTTAATGGCACAGAAAACCACTGAACACAGTAAGTTAATTCAAACCCTTGATTAACAGGAATCTGGACGTTTTGTAGTTTGCTTGTGTTGAAGCTCTCACTCAagactgcaaaaaaataataaaaaacaataaaaacacttgaaaatgttttattgtttatgaaaacaactaaaaatgtgGTGGCCATAAATAAAACCATTCAAAAACAGCTCAATACAAAGACTTTTGTTAACAAAACTGATGCAGCATTTGGATAACAACTCTAGCAGATTGACTACAAAGCATCATAAACctttgagagagaaaaaaaacacatcactgAACTTGTTTCACACATAAAGTGTCTTTCCTGTTAGACATCTAGTTAGACAAAAACTTGTCCCTATGCGTCTTTTGAGCAaccttttttaggtttttaaagtgTCTGACCTAATCTTCATTATGTCCATCCAATTATGGAAACAGGTTCAAACCTTTggaatgtttaactttttatctTCAACTCTCCATGGCATCTGAGGATGAGTCACTGCTTTTTGACTTCTCCTTGGTCTGGGAATCTGCCCTGGGGTCATCGTCCAGCAGGGAAAGGTCAAGTTCAGGTAAGGGGACTCTCCAGAACTGGAAGGAGTTATAAGAGCAGTCTTCATTCTCCGTTATGTCAACTGTCTGTGGgggaaaaacagaataatcaaaGTAAGTACTGGAATACAAATGAATGATTTGCAActgcagaaaaacatcagtttaagGTAAATGAAGGCGGAAGTTCTGACTTTTGACAGCTTAGTAGGAATACAGGCCAGATTCAATGAGCAAATAGTGACACCTAGCGGATGATTACTATCACTACAaggtacttttttttagaacagtAAAGCAGGATTGTGGAACGAGAACCTTAAAAATGAacgctttaaagaaaaaaaaaatcatactttatttttatcttgagTAATCGCTTCCTCCAAACCAACGCATTCCCTCCGAGGTCGTTTCTTGTTTGTGAGAGCGCAGGCGCTGCGAGAGTCCTGGAAACTTCCAGAGATGGATTCCGTCAAAACATTAGCCACGTGCTTCCTCGGGTGGCAGACGGCAGTCCTCAGACAAAAACCTGTTTCTTTTCCTCCTGTTAGCTCTGGTTCTTCAAAACAGTGCGGCCTCTTTTTGCAGCGGTTCCCCAACAATGCCAGGAGGGATGGCACACCTCCGACTGAAGCCATGCTGTCCACCTGTACATCAACACTGTGAAATAAAGGACGGTGTTTTTTGGGGGAGAGCTCCTGCACGGTGCTCTCCGCATGTCTCTTTGCCAtaataattagatttaaaaGAACTTATGCAGCCAGTGATGCAGAGAGCTAAAACCAAAACGGCGTCACTTTCCTACGGCAGCTAATCTGGGTAAAACTAAGAAACCGGAAGTGACGTCCACAAGCACAAGAAAACAACCAATCTAATACGAGTTCTGCATTTAAGGCCCTCCCACAGTATTTTTACTTCCGGTAGCGGCACGttcaagtttatttctttaaaatattaagtaaaaaaatatatacaaggaaatattttgaaattttctggGCAAAAACTTTTCAAACCGCAAATATAGAgtatattttaatcaattttagtCGAATAGAACAATATTCTATTACCAATAATTTATATCCCCAACGCACCACTAAAAACTAACGGGTcacattgttttttaagattaattatatatatatattcaaaatgatacaaatatatgttttatcttttttatacACTCATTCTGTCAGTgaatttcaagaaaaacaaaatggttgACAGAAGTGATCAACTTCTAAGCTACACGATAATAATTTTGTACAGGAAAGGCAcaaccaaataataaaaatacgcattcaataacatttaatacatttcaaaGAGAGTGACCATTTTCCTAGCACAGATGGCACAGTTTTACAAAACGTCATTGTGCTTTCTACATTTTAAGCCATACTTTGGTGATTGGActgtttgtcaaaattattgtCCATGGAAGAGAAAACACTTTACAGCAACAACTTTAAAGAtacatttgacataaaaaaagacatctgTATCCACAgataatctcttttttttgctttaaaaaattcattttatcaaCTTTACTTCATCAGTAAAAATCCGGATCAAAGTTCATCATTTTCCTCTTGTGTCATGTAAATCTGTCAGCATCTTCTTGCCGAGGTGACTTAGCAGCTGGTGGTGAGCTTGGATGCTGATCGTCGGTTTGATTCTTGAAATTCAAACTCGAGGGCTTTCGTGCAACAAAGAAGACACAGTCGTACACATATCTGAGCATAGAACGGTCATTCTCTGTGTAAGTGGTCTGCATGGATTCCTTCTCCACCTGGAAGTGAAAAGGAGACACTGTGATACTGGAATGACTGGTTTGTATAATAAAATATCTACAAGTTGATGAAAGAAATAGTTTACCTCAATAACAAATCCCAACTTTACCATTGCTGCCCTTATGTCTTCATAGCAAAGTTCAATTGAGAGTTCATTGGCCATGTTCTCAAAGTGATACAGCAGAGGTCCTATAAAGTATTAATATTATGGTCAAAACTATCCTAAATAACTATTACACAATAGAACTGCTTTACTTCTAAccagttaaaaactaaaaaatgtttttttctagttcATTTAACGTTAAGGGACTAATACTTTACAATTTAAATCttcttaaaacatgaaaaaatggggcaaaatattttaaaacattaaccaTTAAGTCTTATTTCTTTAAAGTGACATTTCCACCACaaggaaaacatttattaactttcttaactttattttattttttttttacatccaagAACTGTATTTTGTAAAACCAAAACCCACTGCCTGAAAATAAATTCCTAGCATTTCtattatgaacaaaaacatttacagtttacaCAAAGGGagggttttatttattcaatacTATACCTGACTAGCACATGATATCATAACCAAAATAGTTCAATATTTTCATCACACAGCCTGagatattttattgttactgaATGCATTTTGCCTGCAAATGGAATCTgctcctgaaaaaaaatctgactcaCCCAGGTTGATCCAAGCTCCTCCGGGCTTAAGAATTTTCCAAATCTTTTCCAAATACTCCAAAACATTATGAGCCGTGTCAATGAAGAAGCAGGTTGCCACACAGTCCCAGGACTCTAACAAAAGCAAGTAAAATGTCACAAATGGTTTAGCGTTCAATTCCGCTAATAAGatataaataatctttttaaaaaaatgctatatttCCGAATAGATAACCAACAGCTTTTGCTTAACTCCCGTCCTTCTAAGCCATACCTGATTCAGTGTAAACCTCCACAAAGTCTCCCGCTACCATggagaaatcagagtcttcCGGCAATCTCTGAGGATTCACGTCAGGAAAAGTGATCGGCCGCACCTGGTCAGAGAGCTTCTTGTTGTTGCTAAACTGATGGATCCACGGGTATAAAGTAAAAGCATTTGTCTTCTCACACCTGAAGAGTAAAGATAAAGTGAATGGCtattataaatgaaaatgcaaacCAAAAGGACAGACTTACATTACCATAtaacagaaaatatataaaaaacaagtatttattgATAGCCAGAGaccaaaactcaaaaaaagtgTGCTTAAATAggtaaaagccttaattttgttttttattatttacctgTTGAGAACAAAATTGGATGAAAAAAGCATGAAGAAACTCCATTCATTGCCTTGACAGGTGTAACCCAGCTGAGCTATCTCCCAGGCTAGACGACCAAGCCCAGCTCCAGGAACCAACACGCTCACCTTGGACACATCACTGATATAATAAAATGCACATATCACATAGAAAATCCCAGAGTAGGCCTACAGAAGAACAACAAGATGACCTGAAACAATACTACAAGGAAAAACTATGTGGACACACACAATACATACATTATTCCATCATGATTTCTGTTGGCATGCATGATGATTATGAAGCAAGGGTGATTCTTACTATTGATCACATGGGAAGAGTCGTTGGACCTCTTGAATGATGGGTTGATAACAGGAGTCCCTTTCAGCCTGGCCCACCTCACTCCAATCCCTGACAAACTGCTTTATAGTCGACTTAAGTTTGTCCATGTCAAACGTAGAGGATGGACGCACTTTGCCAGGATCATCCTCctaaagtgatttttaaaaggaaaatctaCAGTAATATATTCTATAAGCACTATAAAAAATGAgtgtaaatgtcaaaaatgaacCGAGTCTTACCCTTTCACTGTAATACTCCACATTTTCAAACATATGGAGACTGTTCTGAATGATAGCCTGCAGAACCTTCTGGTTATGTTCGGCACACTGGCTGATCCGGGCCAGGTTTGACAAAACACCCGGAACCAATGACTGATGGTGAGGCGAAAGGCTCTTGAACTGACGCTCAGCTCGGACGATCTGCTCCTGAACGTGGGCCCTGCAGGAGCAAACAACCCCATCATGCCAAAGAGGTTCTATGATTAACTCCGTTTAGTTTCCTTCTGTTAGACAGCAGGGTGAGAGTAAACTTGGAAGAGACgataatcatttttaatacttttttttccattttagatAAAGTatgattttacatttaaagcagaaaGCAGGCATGTTTTCGGAAGGCTGGATCCTTCAAAAACACCACAATCGTTTCAGACATGCTGCTAGCACCGCCCTAAAACACAGCTATTTTACCTATAAAATCGAAAGGCATCGATTATTCTCCAAAAGTGCTGCCTTTCCAACCTGGCCTCCTCCTCCGGGCTGTACTTTATTCgttcttttttgtaataaagtCCACTTCGTGCCCCATCTCTCTTTGTTTCGGCCATGACTGAAGGGGAGTTTTTGCTATCCAATCAAAAAGGCCAGACGTTTTCTTCTCGGGGTTTTGCTCTCTTGTCAGGCAGATCGGATTTGGGGAATTAACACACCGCCACCTAGCGGAGGAAAATGGTATGGACTTTTAGAAGCGGttaaaaaatccagtttatgaaagaagaaaaaaagagaaattcaaAACGTTTTTCAGTTCAGATGTTTGTGCAATAACAAGATCCTGAGTCAAGTTTAAAGGCAATTCAAAAAATGCTGTCAGAAGCAAGAtagaaaccatttttaaaacgatTACCACACAATTTCCTACTTTCTCAGAGTAGAAAGTCAGCTTTCCTCCCTATTTCAAAAGactaaattacttaaaatgatttaataaaaaagaaaacgtcaATCCCTTGACACGTTTAttctaatgcaaaaaaaaatgtttttatggagacattAAAGTTGTTTGATGCTTATTTGTATCAAAAAGCATCGAGGggataacagaaaaaatatttcactttaaagAGCATCTTTCATCAACATCCTGAAGAACACAAAGTGCTTGacataaaagacaaatgtaaactttaaaacaataaaaagtggCAAGACAATATAATGAAATCAACaataaacatgaacacaaatggAAGGAAATCCTGTGGCTAAATCTAAATCTTTGAGGTCTAAAAGATGGggtaaaaatacataaaatgctCATAAAGTTGACCGAgttatataaatgctaaattaaaaaaactccaCAGATGCAGAAACTCAGATCTTCAGGTGAAATACTCCACAGATGAGAACAGGGGCTGAAAATGGCTCTCATAGTGGGCAGAGATTGGAGAGCAGAACCTGAGGGTTTGAGAGCATATACCAACTGAGATATAAGATCCCAATctattaagacatttaaaaatattgagaaTCTTACGATCCATCCTGATTCTGACAGGCAGCAAGTGACGAGACTTTATGACAGGAGTGGGTCCTCTTCCTCAGAAGAGCCAAATCCAAGACCAGCTGTAATCTCCCagtaaactttttaacatgcaGATAGTGCGTTACaatagttgtctacaagtgatAAAGCAAATTAGCTGCCATCATGAAGTTTGTCAATGGGATCGAGGTCATGACAAAGCCAAGTATCAGTATAGCTGATGACGCAGACAAGAGTGGGAtctgaatttataaaaaaaaaaaattaaaagaagttATCAGTATACAAGTT from Oryzias melastigma strain HK-1 linkage group LG9, ASM292280v2, whole genome shotgun sequence encodes the following:
- the carnmt1 gene encoding carnosine N-methyltransferase; translated protein: MAETKRDGARSGLYYKKERIKYSPEEEARLERQHFWRIIDAFRFYRAHVQEQIVRAERQFKSLSPHHQSLVPGVLSNLARISQCAEHNQKVLQAIIQNSLHMFENVEYYSEREDDPGKVRPSSTFDMDKLKSTIKQFVRDWSEVGQAERDSCYQPIIQEVQRLFPCDQYDVSKVSVLVPGAGLGRLAWEIAQLGYTCQGNEWSFFMLFSSNFVLNRCEKTNAFTLYPWIHQFSNNKKLSDQVRPITFPDVNPQRLPEDSDFSMVAGDFVEVYTESESWDCVATCFFIDTAHNVLEYLEKIWKILKPGGAWINLGPLLYHFENMANELSIELCYEDIRAAMVKLGFVIEVEKESMQTTYTENDRSMLRYVYDCVFFVARKPSSLNFKNQTDDQHPSSPPAAKSPRQEDADRFT